The genomic stretch ATGATATACGCCGCGAATCTGCTCACATCTGATCGTTCCGCGGAAAGTCGGATTTTGAACGGGTTTAAGTCCAAATTCTTTAATGAGTACAGGTATCGTCTTATCTGTAGAACCATCATTGACGACAATGACCTCATATTTCGGGTAGTTAAGTGTCATCAGACATTTTACGTTTTCTATAATCGTCAATTCTTCGTTATACGCAGGTACCAAAAGCGAGATTGGAGGCACGACATCCGACCCCGCTAAGCTTTTAAAACTGGAATACTCTGCTCGGCGGCGAATTGTAAAGATATCTCTGTACGAAAAACATAAAATTCCAAAATATAAGACAGTAACAAAAATAACGTAATAAATGATAACCATTCCATAACCAAGCAATATATCTCTAAGCAGTGAAATCCCCTCCAATAACCTCTGACATACGGCGAGTTTGTTTTTCTTTCGGTGAAGTTCCGAAATAATGTTGATAGATTAGTCTTTTCTTGTTTAATGTCATCATTTTTTCAACTTCTTCTTGGCCGTCAGCCGTAGCCATCGCACGCTCTGTATAGGCAAGAGCTGCTTCTCTAGCCGTACCGCTTGCCGTAGCCGCTGTTTCACAAAGCACTTCAAAACCGCGCACACCAAGTCCCGCAAGACTTTCTGCACTTTGATTACGCACAAGCAGTTCTGCATCACTCAGTCCTTTTTGTAACAGCTGGATGCTGTCTTCCGTGTGGATGGAACCAAGAGCATTTGCCATTGCTGTTCTAACCTCAGGATTTGAATCTCGCATTAACTCTTTCATCGTTTGATCCTTGAGTACGGGACCTCTGCTTAAATAAAGTTTAATCGCATCTGTACGGATGGTTTCATCCTTCGAACGGAACAACCGGATCACAGCCGGCATCACTTCGGGAGAAGCATAAGCATAGGAAGCAACAAGCCCTACTTTTACATCATTATAGTGATCTGATTCAAGCAGTTCTTGCAGCAGATTACTCGGTGTAAGACTCGTTTCCATCAGAATGTCAGCAGCGAGTTCATAAACTGGTTTTCCTTTATCAAGGAGATATCTGAGCATCTCTTTCAGTTCAGCAGGCCGTTCTGCACATTTCGCTGCCGCTCTGGCGTATATGACAGCATGTGCTACCTTTTTCTCTTCTTTTAGGACTTGCAGCAAAGCTGTTGTCGCTTCGGAAGCTCGTATTCCACCGAGCCTGTAAGCAGCTTCTATGGTTTTGCTGGTCGAGATGCTGTCAAGCTGTTTCATTTGCTTCGCAATATAACCCGTTTCCCTAGCTATGTCGCGTAGTTTTGCAGCATGCTCTCCTTTAATCTGATCATGGATGGCGATTAACCGATCCATAATGACTTCCTCTTCTATTTTTGTCAGTTTTCCTGGTGGAAGCTGAATTTTCTCATTCCCCGTGAGGTTTGCCTGAACATAAACGAAGTAATCCTTGTGTTTCCTTGTATACTCTTCTTTCTTGCGTTCTTTTGAATTGTGGGTCGTTTTCATCGTTATGAGCAAACCAATCCCCACGACAATGAGTCCTGCGCACAAATAAAGGAAAGTGTACGCCAGGGCCAAATTAGAAAACATGGATAAGTATCCTCCTTTATTTTTGCTCTGTTTGTAATTCTGAGTATGTTTCTTTCATGAGATCATAGCTCTTTTTAAAACGTTCACTATAATTCACAGTTTCCCATGGGTCCCATGTATAAGCCTGAATGTCTTGTATATCAAATGTATCCTCTGTGCCTCCAGGCCAAGATACGTTGCCGTTGCTCAGATCCGTCAGCCAAGGGATCAGCCGAATTCCTTCCGTTGTTACCGTCTGAAATTCCTTGTTTTCTGTTAACGGACTGTAATCAATGACCTGCAGTGAACTTGGATCTCCAAAACCAAGCAGCATCCACGGAATGCGAACCTCTATTTCTTTTCCTTCATACTGCCAAAGAGTTAGTGAATCGTAATCAGCAGCATCGGGGTTGGTCGTACCCCGGTTTAATAGGCCTACAACTTCATCCATATAAGGATGGGCATATTTGGTATCAGGCGGATTCATCAACAGACTGATGGCCAGCTTCCAAGGAACGAACGACGGTGTATCCTTTGTTTGCTCCTCCAGCATCCAGTAACCTTCCGGTCCGTATAATCGCTGATTAAAGTCATAGCTTTTTGCGATCGCTACTTCCGATTCCTTGTCGCTACCTATTGTAATCAGCGTTTCCAGATCTCCGCCTTTCAGTGTTTTACCTGGAAGAGATTCAAGCGGCTGATTGCCGCCAGGAAGTGTATCTGTACCGATATTTAGCTTCGTTTTAGATGGATCGAAAGGTTCATCAAGTGTGATCCCCATATATAAGTAAGCTTCATCATGAGTTAATTGGATACTCTCGATACCTTCTGTTTTTCCCTGCCAAAGCTGAATTTGCTCAGCTGGAAGCTTGGACCAATCACCCAGTTTCCCATCGATAAACAGCTGGTTTTGTTTGCCTGCTTCCATGGCGAGAATGCCGAACATCTTCTCATTTGTGAGTACGTTCAGCCAGTAAGCTTTACGATCTGCAGGAATTTCGAGTGGCATCGTATTCCACGTCTTTTTAAACCACTCATCCTGCCACATGAAGAGAACAGCTCCCGCATATCCTTCGTCAAAAATGTCCTTGGTTAGCGACTGGTTAATCTCGCCTTGCTCCTGCTCATTATGACCGCCTTGATCTTTACCTCCAGGACCATAATGTGAAATGCCGAGAGAAGACGGAACTCCGTATTCTGTAATCATTATAGGTAGATCGGGAAACTCGGATTTAAGCTTACGTAAGTACGCTTTGTACGTGTTGTATTCCCCTTGTTCATCTTTTATCGTCTGCAGCGTTTTGTCTGTACGGAAGAAGTCTGGATAATAAGGATAGACGTGATAGGCTGCAAAATAACCGCCTTGCCAATTCACAGGTTCAATATGTCTCGCATCTACGCTTACCAAATCTTCTTCAAATAAAGGCTCGCCTGGATGTTCAAGCACATCGGTTGTAACCCAGTTGGTAAACGTTAATGGGTGTTCCCATCCGTATTTCTGTTCTTCCTTAGCTACTTCATCCAGCAGCTCAGCAAGCCAGTTCTCGAAGGGGCTCGCCTCTTTTGTACCTGAAAAGTGTTCTCCCTCATAACGAGGATGATCCGAGTACTTGTTATTCGTATCCTCTACCATCTCCGGGTCCCACTCGGTACCCAAATGCCATGCTAGCAGATACTGGCCCACATTTGCTCTGTACTTACCGCTCGATTCTCCATTCACATGCGGGATATCCGCATCTCCATACACTGCCGATACTGCCTTTTTTATTTCTGCTTTAAATTTTTCTTCAATTCCTTCGGCAAAAGCGTCCTTTTGCTCAATCAATTGTTCTTCTGGTGACCAGATTCCTTGCATGAAGTACAGCGGGTGTTCCTTGCCTTTGTTATACTCAGCGAGCGCTGAATAAAACACGGGCTGATGAACGGTATAGATGCGGATTACATTAGCACCCAGATCTTCAATCTGTTGAAACCATCTAAGATAATCTTCTTTTACTAGCGGAAATTCACCTGGGTAATGACCCGGTTTCGTTGAACCCAGGTTAACCCCCTTCACAAACAGTTCTTGCCACTGTCCTTCCTGGCTGTATTGTAAGAACTGATTGCCTTCTGTTTTGAATTTCAGCTTCGTTCCGTCTTCTGCTGTAAAAGTATTTTGTGCTGGTTTCAAGTAGGAGTATGCCGCCCATCCTCCACCGCCAAAAATAAGAATGCCAATTAAGATGCCTACAGCAAATCGTTTTCTTTGTCGTCTGCTCATGGTTTCCTGGTTCGCTCCACTTCTAAAATCATTCTTAGTCATCGTAAGGCAAAAACGAGTTTTGCAATGCCTCCCTTTAATTTACAGATTGCCTGCAATGCAGAATCGGATTCTGTCGTTTGGCGAATGTCTGTAACTTCTCTATTAACTATATCGCCAAGCTTTCCCTTTTGTAACTAGGCTAATGGAAGCAAAGATGGATTGGATAATATTGCCCAGTTTCAAAACCTGATCCTGGGTTTAGGGGCCGATCATCCTAAAAATCCATCTTTCTTTTTACGGCTCTGTCTACAGCAAAGCAACAACTGAACTTTTCCCTAAGTTATCAAGGAAAATCCTTACTCATCAGTAGTTACAGCCCTGTTTTCCTTCCCTTCCGCCTATATAATGTAACGCATGTAATCATCCAAAGTTGCTATTTGTTTACAATTTTGACCCTAGTTATTACAAAATTGATACTATAGTCCGATATCAAAAACGCGAAAATCCTTGATATATCAGCATTCTTCAAAAATCAAACTTTACAAAAAAATCGGATGGTCCTGTATCCAGGACATATTTATTTAATTTCCCTTAACATTCTGCTTATCTTCTCCTGATTTCTGACTCCCTGGTCTCAAATCACTCGCTTTTTATGTTAAAAACCGAGTCCTTTTTCCTAATTTCTAAGCCTTTCCGAGTATTTCAGAAAATCTCATTTCTTTTCAAAAAAATTCCGGTTGCTGGATGTATATTTCTCCGTTATTCTTATAAAATAAGAACATGTGTTCTAATACAGAACGAATGAAGAGGAGTATGGTCTTATGGAGCGGAAAAAACGTGTGATTATGCTGGCGGACTGTCAGTCTTTTTATGCCAGTGTGGAGAAGTCAGCCCATCCGGAGTATACGAGTCGCCCCCTTGTCGTTGCAGGTGATCCGGCTCGCAGGTCCGGCATTATTCTTGCAGCCTGTCCACTGGCCAAGACCTACGGAATTACCACAGCCGAGCGCTTGTCAGATGCCATTGCCAAATGCCCTGATGTCGTTGTAGTAAAACCTCGTATGGCAGAATATATCCGGGTTTCTCTCCATATTACAAGCATTTTCCAATCCTATACGGATCTTGTCGAGCCCTACAGCATTGATGAACAATTTCTTGATGTAACAGGGAGTCTAAGGCTATTCGGTTCACCAGAAGCAATCGCCCGCCAGATCCAGCAGCAAGTTTGGCTCGAAACCGGAGTACGGGTGCGAATTGGAATTAGTGATACCAAAGTTGTGAGCAAAATGGCCTGTGATTTGTTTGCGAAGAAAAATAAGACCGGAATCTATATTCTTCCGAAGGAAGAGATAGCCGATAAACTCTGGTCTATGCCCATTCGAGATATGTTTATGGTCGGCTCGAGAATGGCTCATCATTTTTATAAGATGGGTATTCATACGATTGGGGATTTAGCTCGCACTCCTCTCCCTCGCCTGCGTGACCGCTGGGGTGTCAATGGGGAAGTCTTATGGCGTATTGCGAACGGAATAGATGATTCGCCGGTAAGACCCGGCACTTTTATGCAGCAGCAAAAAGGAATTGGTCACCAAATGACCCTTCCGAGAGACTACACTACATGGTCAGAGATTCGTGTTGTGCTACTAGAACTGGCTGAACTTGTTGCAAGAAGGGCTAGGGAGAAAGGACTTATGGGCCAGGTTGTATCTGTAGGCTGCCGCGGAACCGACTTTGACAAACCCACTGGTTTTTCCAGACAAATGAAAATAAAGGAACCGACGCAAATTACCGCAGAAGTCTATAACGCAGCCTGTGAGTTATTCCAGCGCTACTGGGATGGTCAGCCCGTAAGAAGAGTGGGTGTGTCTCTTACAGAACTGGTCCCTGATACGGAATATCAATTAACCTGGTTTGATAACCGGGAGCAACAACGGGAACTTGATAAAGTAACTGACGCGATCAAACGCAAGTTTGGAGACACTGCTATTATTCGTGCTTCCTCTCTTGAGCATGCAGGTCAAATACATGATCGTTCCCGCAAAATTGGAGGTCACTATCGATGAGTAAAAAATTACAACAAAACGGATTATTTGAATCCTCCCGCATGATGCTTCCCGAACATCGCGAAGCTTATGTACAACATCAGCAAAAATTAGCTCCAAGGTCCCGGCCGATCCTTGATCCTCAAGCGTTCGAAGAAATGTCACGTCTGCTTGCCGAGTCGCTGATGTTAAAAGAGCCTGTGACAATCGTCCTGTTCGATGAGTGGGAAGATGTCCATCTTACCGGAACCGTTGTCAAATTTGATCAGGCAGGAAGATCGATTCGTATACAGGACCCGGCCGGATTCCATGATGTTCGAATGAGACATATTATTGATGTTCATGCTAACTAACCTGCTGAATGATAACGGGAGATTTGGTAAGGAGTCATGCGTTATACTGATACAAAAAAGGAAGGTGGGCTAACTTTGTGCGGAAGATTCACCCTAGGTGTTACGATGGAAGAATTGATGCTTCGTTATATGCTTGATGATATTCCAGAGTATATTGATTACCGCCCCCGCTATAATATCGCCCCAACTCAGCAGGTTATTGCGGTTATCCATGATGGTACTAAACGAAGAGCGGGTACACTCCGCTGGGGACTGATCCCTCACTGGGCAAAAGATATCCGCATCGGCAGTAAATTAATCAATGCCCGAAGCGAGACTCTTCTCGAGAAACCCGCCTTTCGCGAATCCTTTCTCCGTAAACGCTGCCTTATACCAGCCGATGGTTTCTATGAATGGCAAAAGCAGGAGAATGGCAAAAAAGTACCCTTTCGAATCACCATGGAAGACAAGGGTATTTTTAGTTTTGCTGGATTATACGATGTATGGATAAGCCCGGAAGGGCAAAAAGTCAGCAGCTGTACCATTGTTACCACTAAGCCGAATTCTCTTATGTCTCCCATTCATGATCGTATGCCTGTTGTCATCCCTTCAAGGCAGGAAGATCAGTGGCTGAATCGATCCATTCAGCGCCCAGAGGAAATATCCTCCCTACTTAGCCCCTATCCTGCGAATCAGATGCTGGCTTATCCGGTATCTGCTGCTGTAGGCAAGGTAGCGAATGACAGTATCGAGCTGATCTCACCGGTATAGCGGAAGTATCCTGGAGTAACTTTAAGTTTTAGATCGTTTCCAATACAAAAAGAAAGGGTGCTGGATATAACATCAGCACCCTCTTTTTTCAGTTTACCCGCACAAAACGCAGGGCCATCCTTCTAGATCGGTCTAGATCGGCAAGAATCTAAACAAAGACCAGCCTGCACCCCATTCAGCGAAACATGCCCCATAGTTTAATGAGATGCAAAGTATTGTTTGGATCTATCTTTTGGTCAACCACAAATTTGACAAAACGTTCCTCATCTGCCGGCGTAAATTTCTCATTCAATATAGCAGCAGACGATTTGATCAGTCGCCTTACTTTGGCACTATTCTGAAGATCCGATTTTGTAACTCCATCAACCAGCAATTTAACACGTTCCTTCGCTGCTGGATTTTTCATCTTTATCTTGATTCGCTCCACCAGCTGCGGACTAATGCCATATTTTTGATAGCTCAAAGAACGTTACACCTCCCGCATATTGTAGTCCCTCATTACTATATGCGAGTGATGCCCGTCCACTTGACCTCTATTTTATAAAACATGATTTAATCCATGATATCGCCTTGGAAAATTTGCTCCTTCTGCAAGAAACCTCGTAACGCCTCGTAGCTAGGCGAAGTCCAGAATGACTCACTTGATACGAGTGACGCAGCATCATCACGAGCCACCTCAAGCACTTCAAAGTCGCTGACCATATCCGCGATCTTAAAGTCAGGCATACCGCTCTGCTTCGTTCCAAAGAAATCTCCAGGTCCTCGCAAATCCAGATCCCGCCGCGATACCTCGAATCCATCTTCCGTTTCTGTCATTACCTTCATTCGCTCTTGCCCTATCTCTGACTTCGGATCAGCAATAAGTATGCAGTATGATGCATGGGAGCCTCTCCCTACACGCCCGCGCAGCTGATGAAGCTGTGAGAGTCCGAATCGCTCTGCATCCATAATAATCATCAGCGTGGCATTCGGTACATCGACCCCCACCTCAACTACCGTAGTGGATACAAGCATCTGGGTCTTATTCTCATAGAAAAGCCGCATCGACTCTTCTTTCTCTGACGGCGTCATCCGCCCGTGCAGAAGACCTACCTGGTACTGAGGAAGGGCTTGCTGCATTGCTACATGCAGGTCAATCGCATTCTGAACATCAAGCTTCTCCGATTCCTCAATAAGAGGACAGATCAGGTACGCTTGACGACCTTGATTTAGTTCTCGAGTAATAAAACCAATGACCCGGTCCATCATATCGTGCTTCACCCAGTAAGTAGAGATGGGAATTCTCCCTTTAGGACGTTCAGAGATAGTGGATACATCAATATCACCAAATGCCGTGATGGCAAGTGTTCTTGGGATTGGGGTAGCGGTCATCGTGAGAACATCTGGATTGTACCCTTTGCGGCGCAGCACACTGCGCTGATTGACCCCAAACCTATGCTGTTCATCCGTAACAACAAGGCCAATATCTCGGAAGAACACATCATCTTGAATAAGAGCATGCGTACCTACAACCACGTCGATAAGTCCCATTTGCAGTCCTGCTAAAATCTCTTTTCGTTTACGACCTGGTGTGCTTCCTGTGAGCAGAGCTACCTGGATATCAAAAGGGGTAAACAGCTTTTCAAGTGAACGCATATGCTGTTCTGCCAGTATTTCGGTCGGCACCATTAATGCCCCCTGAAATCCAGACCGTACCGCAGCGAACAAAGCGATGGCAGCAATGACCGTTTTACCGGAGCCCACATCTCCTTGAAGCAGCCTGTTCATGCAGTACGGAGAGCGCATATCATGCAAAATTTCCAGTTCAACTCGTTTCTGAGCATCCGTAAGCTCAAAAGGTAAACTGCGAACAAATTCTCGAACGGTGCTATTGGAAACGGTATGTACGACTCCATCGCTTTTCCCTCGATTGATAGCACGAAATGCTTGCATCTTCAGTTGAAATAAAAAAAGTTCCTCGTATACCATACGTCTACGTGCTTCTTGACCAGCCTCTGGATCACCAGGCTGATGAATCAGTGCGATCGCCCGTTTACGAGGCATGAGGTTATATTTACTAAGCAGTTCAGCAGGAAGCAGTTCAGGCACAAGGTCGCCATATTGCTGAAGTGCTTGGTTAATGGTTTTCCGCAGCCAATTCTGTGTTATCTTCCCGCCTATAGAATAGACAGGCTGAACAGACCCGGTGCGTACGGCTCCTTTGTCTGGAAATTCGGACTCCGAGACGGTAAGCTGCATTCGTTTCTGGTCCCATTTTCCCGTCAGCGTGATTTCTCGATTCGGCGTTAACTGATCTTTCAGAAAATGGCGATTAAACCATGTCGCTGAGAACATAAAATCTTCTGCCATCATCCGGCAAGTGAGTCTCGACTTGCGACCATATCGTTGCAGTACAG from Paenibacillus polygoni encodes the following:
- a CDS encoding HEAT repeat domain-containing protein, whose amino-acid sequence is MFSNLALAYTFLYLCAGLIVVGIGLLITMKTTHNSKERKKEEYTRKHKDYFVYVQANLTGNEKIQLPPGKLTKIEEEVIMDRLIAIHDQIKGEHAAKLRDIARETGYIAKQMKQLDSISTSKTIEAAYRLGGIRASEATTALLQVLKEEKKVAHAVIYARAAAKCAERPAELKEMLRYLLDKGKPVYELAADILMETSLTPSNLLQELLESDHYNDVKVGLVASYAYASPEVMPAVIRLFRSKDETIRTDAIKLYLSRGPVLKDQTMKELMRDSNPEVRTAMANALGSIHTEDSIQLLQKGLSDAELLVRNQSAESLAGLGVRGFEVLCETAATASGTAREAALAYTERAMATADGQEEVEKMMTLNKKRLIYQHYFGTSPKEKQTRRMSEVIGGDFTA
- a CDS encoding DNA polymerase IV translates to MERKKRVIMLADCQSFYASVEKSAHPEYTSRPLVVAGDPARRSGIILAACPLAKTYGITTAERLSDAIAKCPDVVVVKPRMAEYIRVSLHITSIFQSYTDLVEPYSIDEQFLDVTGSLRLFGSPEAIARQIQQQVWLETGVRVRIGISDTKVVSKMACDLFAKKNKTGIYILPKEEIADKLWSMPIRDMFMVGSRMAHHFYKMGIHTIGDLARTPLPRLRDRWGVNGEVLWRIANGIDDSPVRPGTFMQQQKGIGHQMTLPRDYTTWSEIRVVLLELAELVARRAREKGLMGQVVSVGCRGTDFDKPTGFSRQMKIKEPTQITAEVYNAACELFQRYWDGQPVRRVGVSLTELVPDTEYQLTWFDNREQQRELDKVTDAIKRKFGDTAIIRASSLEHAGQIHDRSRKIGGHYR
- a CDS encoding YolD-like family protein, with amino-acid sequence MSKKLQQNGLFESSRMMLPEHREAYVQHQQKLAPRSRPILDPQAFEEMSRLLAESLMLKEPVTIVLFDEWEDVHLTGTVVKFDQAGRSIRIQDPAGFHDVRMRHIIDVHAN
- a CDS encoding SOS response-associated peptidase, with the translated sequence MCGRFTLGVTMEELMLRYMLDDIPEYIDYRPRYNIAPTQQVIAVIHDGTKRRAGTLRWGLIPHWAKDIRIGSKLINARSETLLEKPAFRESFLRKRCLIPADGFYEWQKQENGKKVPFRITMEDKGIFSFAGLYDVWISPEGQKVSSCTIVTTKPNSLMSPIHDRMPVVIPSRQEDQWLNRSIQRPEEISSLLSPYPANQMLAYPVSAAVGKVANDSIELISPV
- a CDS encoding stage VI sporulation protein F, whose amino-acid sequence is MSYQKYGISPQLVERIKIKMKNPAAKERVKLLVDGVTKSDLQNSAKVRRLIKSSAAILNEKFTPADEERFVKFVVDQKIDPNNTLHLIKLWGMFR
- the recG gene encoding ATP-dependent DNA helicase RecG gives rise to the protein MLLEETSVKQVSGVSALKEEELHAFGIYTVKDLLEYYPFRYEDYRLRSLTEVKDGDRVTVQAKIMGVPVLQRYGRKSRLTCRMMAEDFMFSATWFNRHFLKDQLTPNREITLTGKWDQKRMQLTVSESEFPDKGAVRTGSVQPVYSIGGKITQNWLRKTINQALQQYGDLVPELLPAELLSKYNLMPRKRAIALIHQPGDPEAGQEARRRMVYEELFLFQLKMQAFRAINRGKSDGVVHTVSNSTVREFVRSLPFELTDAQKRVELEILHDMRSPYCMNRLLQGDVGSGKTVIAAIALFAAVRSGFQGALMVPTEILAEQHMRSLEKLFTPFDIQVALLTGSTPGRKRKEILAGLQMGLIDVVVGTHALIQDDVFFRDIGLVVTDEQHRFGVNQRSVLRRKGYNPDVLTMTATPIPRTLAITAFGDIDVSTISERPKGRIPISTYWVKHDMMDRVIGFITRELNQGRQAYLICPLIEESEKLDVQNAIDLHVAMQQALPQYQVGLLHGRMTPSEKEESMRLFYENKTQMLVSTTVVEVGVDVPNATLMIIMDAERFGLSQLHQLRGRVGRGSHASYCILIADPKSEIGQERMKVMTETEDGFEVSRRDLDLRGPGDFFGTKQSGMPDFKIADMVSDFEVLEVARDDAASLVSSESFWTSPSYEALRGFLQKEQIFQGDIMD